A segment of the Roseofilum capinflatum BLCC-M114 genome:
CCCTGAAAGAGAATCTTAAATTACAAGGATGCGTAACCGATGTGGAACTGCAACGGGAACTGTTAATCCATCGCCTGGGATTTAGTTCCCGCGATGTGTTAACCCTCACCAATGAACAAGCTACCCGTGAAAAAATTGAATCCGCCTTTATCAATCATCTGATTTCCCAAGCGGGGCCCGATGATGTGGTGGTCTTCCACTTTAGCGGTTATGGTCGCTGCGTACAGACTCGAGAGAGTCCAGTAGAGCTACAAAGTAGCTTAGTCCCCATTGATGGCAATGCCCTAGAAGCCTCTGGAGGGCCAATTAACGATCTCCTAGAATCTACCCTACAACTGTTGCTCAAATCCCTGAAAACCTCTCAAGTGGTGACGATTCTTGATACTAGCTATGCAACCCTGGATCGGCAACAGGTGGGGGTCTTACGGGGGCGCTCTTATCCAAGTGGGAAACCGAGTTGGGAAAGTAGCGCCATTCAACTGACCCCAGAGGTGCAAGCGCTGCAAGATGAACTGCGAAACAATCTGAAAGCGGATGCGGAACAATTGCGGGTTCAGCGTCGGTTTGGCCAATTACCTGGGGTGGTCATTTCTGCTGCTATGCCCATTCAACGCCCCATCGAACAAGGAGTCACCCCTGCACCGAGTCAAGTGCGGGGGCAACAGGCTTTTGAGAGTCAATGGCGTGGCTTTAGTGCCGGATTATTAACCTATGGCTTAACTCAAAATCTCTGGTTAGCAACTCCTGGAACTCGTTTACCGGTGAGTTTAGCGACGGTCTCTAATCAGGTGCAACAACTGGCCGGCGATCGCGAACAACCCCGGCTCAGTGGGAGCAAGAGTCAGGAACCGAGCCAAACCATTAGCCAATGGCAACCCCTGGATCGGGAGGGGGCAGACGGGACAATCGAGGCGATCGCCGAAGATGGCAAAACCTTAACCCTATGGCTGGGAGGACTCTATCCGCAAGTTCTGAATAACTATCAACCCCATGGTTTGTTTCAGATCGTCCCCAGTCCAGACTCTGAATCTGACTCAAACGCAAACGGCCGAATTCAACTGCGCTCCATTGAAGGTTTAAAAGCTAAAGCGGTTACTATTGCTAACACAGAAAACCCACCGCACCCCCAAAAGGGGGCCCTCATCCAAGAAACGGTACGTTTTCTCTCCCGTTCTATCAACTTAGTCGTGGGTATTTGCGAGGATTTAGAACGGATTGAACGGGTGGATGCCACCAGTGCCTTTTCTGCTATTCCCAATGTGTCTACCGTGGTGTTAGGGGAATCAAGTCAAGCGGTCAATTGTGTATTTAGTCAAGTGAAGCATTCCGATCTATCAGAAGGGGCCAATCTACACAACAGCTATGGCCTCTTTTCCCCTGGCTTAGACTTGATTCCCCAGACTCTGGGAGAAAAGGATGAAGCGGTGAAAACAGCCGTTCGTCGGTTAACGCCTACCCTGGATATTCTCTGGGGTATGAAACTGCTACAGTTAACGCTCAATCAAGGATCGTCCTATTT
Coding sequences within it:
- a CDS encoding caspase family protein, whose product is MMKRREFLQQAGLALATLGISEASLWQMSDRTLAAIAKPTSRKLALLVGINQYPLKENLKLQGCVTDVELQRELLIHRLGFSSRDVLTLTNEQATREKIESAFINHLISQAGPDDVVVFHFSGYGRCVQTRESPVELQSSLVPIDGNALEASGGPINDLLESTLQLLLKSLKTSQVVTILDTSYATLDRQQVGVLRGRSYPSGKPSWESSAIQLTPEVQALQDELRNNLKADAEQLRVQRRFGQLPGVVISAAMPIQRPIEQGVTPAPSQVRGQQAFESQWRGFSAGLLTYGLTQNLWLATPGTRLPVSLATVSNQVQQLAGDREQPRLSGSKSQEPSQTISQWQPLDREGADGTIEAIAEDGKTLTLWLGGLYPQVLNNYQPHGLFQIVPSPDSESDSNANGRIQLRSIEGLKAKAVTIANTENPPHPQKGALIQETVRFLSRSINLVVGICEDLERIERVDATSAFSAIPNVSTVVLGESSQAVNCVFSQVKHSDLSEGANLHNSYGLFSPGLDLIPQTLGEKDEAVKTAVRRLTPTLDILWGMKLLQLTLNQGSSYLAVRATLEKLNPERQLLARQEPPRSPLPRTSTAKLPSLLNLEIGTQIGYRLHNQEDRPVYVLLLGWDHSGMLKIFQPSKVSISPKSATPSSGDKTEPELAMENQQLVIPPGESIVLPEAIAPVEWTVCCGQGLAQTQVIFSVAPFTQTAKVLKLAEASAGAKSLSGTVKNPGATAKAVLEDLHQASRAEIEPEWSKPDSYALSVKAWCSLSFIYRVV